ccaataaaataaattgagttcttatagaaaaaaaatacatttgatTGATTTCTCATAGGCataacaaattaattagttCATTCCATTAATAGAAATTGTCGTTGATCAGTTTGGCCAATAATGAACGCTACCATAACGAACTGAAATTAAAAGCTAACGCATGACAtgttacatgagtaaatatgtTGACGTGGCATGTCACataagaatatatttaaaaaataaaaaattttaaaaattattttaaaattttactaaacaACACGCTTAAAATGAACCAGGACAAGTGAACATCCAAATTCATTTGAATGTAGACACTCCTCTGTCTAGGTTCATTATCATAAAGAAttgttgaaaaattataaatttattaaaatgataaaaaatatttaaatttatataaataataataatcattaataagtattgaaaaattataaaaatcatagaaggatttttaaaatataataaaattatttaaaaattatcaaaatagtatATAATAAGATCAAAATATCACATGTTATTAAGAACTAAAatggaatttgaaaaataaaataaaataagacacaaatacatgtatatatatttcgCACATATAGGTAAGGGTGAAGCGTTCaattgaatcgagtgaaaaaattcaaattaatcaaGTTCACtagtcttattttatcatcctaattcaatttgaaattttttcgaatcgagtgaaattgttcgagttaaatttaaaaattaaatatgtcaaataaaaatattatacagtataactaatttcatgttagagcacataaatttaaaaccatatatatttgaaaaaactcaaagcaaaaaaaaagacacttgagtatgataaatttgaataattaattaggtcccaaaattattattttagaattttttaaaattttaatttttatattattggaatttttaaaatttataaaatataaaatttgaatttttaaaattattttgaattttttgtaactccaatttgcttattttcagaGTTGACAGGGACCAAAAGAGTATTTATACCATTCGAATTATTAAGTTATTTGATGTAACGACCCGACAGTCACGAGTGTTGGAAAGTTCGTTTCCGAGACTCTGTTACCGAAAAtcggactcgtaaatatttatagtaaatatttacgaagttagttgtgtaattaattaggttttagttaggtgaatttacttgaattaagaataattagataaaagattaaattgcataaagggtgaaagttgttttatagaatacagaaaaataaaagagactAAAGAAGGAATTATGCCATTGGCATTAAATGAGGCAGCATAAGATAGATATTTTGtaagtttattatatattttttaatgtctaagtatatattatatatattatattatataataagaataaataaagaaacaaaaagaaatagaaagaaacagGATAGAAAcgaaacaaagagaaaagaaagaaaagaaaagggaaagaaagaaaggagaaattagggtttcaaagttcaaagcttaattggttagttaatttagtctaTCTTCTTGTAACTTTTAGGTTTTGGAATTCGAGATTAAATACTTccgacccatgtcaaaattttagaaattattgagtttttagatgttgtttatgttgaataattttagtattagggattaaattgatagattttaagttagaaatgaaaaaggattgaattgtaaataaattgtaaattttgagtaatagggactaaattgtgaaaatttgaaatttagggatttaagtgaaattaggagataaatttagtttaaagtgaaatttgtgtgaaaatataggattgattgtgaagaaataaaattagtctcggtttagggactaaattgaaattttggtaaatattgagtaaaaattgaaatattaaatatgagattgaattgtgttgtattgatgaattttaattgttttagttCTATAACTAACGTCGTACCAGAACCCTCGACTaagaagggaaaagataaagtcgacgaaGAATAGCTCGGAATTTCCTGTTTGTATTTCTCTAATCcgaatttagttgttaattgttataattcaatttaatgtatatggtaagtgttgaggtgagaattattgtgttttgcaattgaaatgaattgatttagtatgtgatgaatttattgaatttatattgattgaattggtatatatattgattatatattgattatttgaattgaattgaattgaatattggttgtatttgaaaagtgaattgaaaccctattaactgtatcgggctaagccggatatagatgacatgccataggattggaagagttcagggatttcttcgacttcgagtcaaTGAGAtactgggtgtcaaattattactttagatatattcgatgaggcactgggtacCAAATTACTTCAAtttagccgatgagacactggatgtcaaattattacttcgaattatctaatgaggcactaggtgctaAACTAGTGTGTTTTGGTTAGATCCATGTATCCAtccgagtccgagtcgtgttaataggggtaaatgtataaataagttttataatttatattgaaatggaagtgaaatagtgaattgaataTGGTATGGATAAAGCAATtgcataaatgaaatgtgagttaaattgtgaaaagctatttttATAGCAAGTGATAAAAATTGAGTATTGTATGGTTTAAAATGTTCAATCGTGCTTagcattttattttacattttatatattttttatttttaaatattcagattatagaaataccactgagttttactaagcgtacggttttgttttccatgcgcaggttaggtactaaATTTTGATCGTCGaatcagcatccaacaacgttcctgaactcaaatgtggtgatttttttttccttttgtgtcggcatgtacctagggtgtctatatattaatcattttgtggactgattgtaaataagattataagttaatattggatggttatatacatataaatatgtgtttatgtttgaggtcataatatgacatatttaagttaatgtttaaatgaacatgaaataggtaaaataaattgaaattggcatgtttacaaattggatttgaatgatgttttatttatacgttttgatgatataattgtggtacctaTGAGGGTAAATTGGTTggcacctaggatgattgttttgacatattttggATGTGTTTGATTGGGTTTTGAATAAGTTAAACGAATGATTTTTGAATTGCTTAATGTCCAAACTTGTagggaatggtaaacttgttaTTTAAGATACATTTTGGCCACATGGCTTTGTGAACCTGCAGCTTtgaaactttttattattttttgaaaaattatctgaggtttcaaattagtcccgacttgtttctaatatgtAATTGGGGCCTCAAGGGatcgaataagggacaatatgtatgagtttgattagttttgtttttaatattatatgatatgaaatgcttgaaattatgtctgtttgatcggtaatactccataaccctattccggcgacggatgtaggttaggggtgttacatttgaattgtgaaattcaacTCTGCtcgaattgagttattcgagttgacttgaataattcaaataactcgatttgattaactcaaaatttaaaaaaaattatttttttcgaattgaatcgaattttgctcacccctacgtATAGGCATactcaaaaacacaaaatatcaacactaattttaatatatatacatatgtgtgCGAGCATATATttgtatcaaattttattttaatctttgatatttttatcatataatatGTGTAATCAACACGAAATGAGGCTCGTTTTCTAAATGGGCCAGGGCACAGGTAAGTGTTTTTCAACATGGGCTCGGCTCagctcgaattttttttaacctaatttttattaattatacaaCTCTATTCTAATACTCTATACTAAACCTCAGAGCCTCACCTAGTCAGGGAATCACCCTCCTCTCCCCTTATTCCCAATCCCAAATCAATTCCTAAAAACAAAATCCCTAAGTGTCGGTTACTGCTCACCACTCACCAGTCACCACCGCCATTATCTAGTGCTGCTCACCACCTCCACTTACCAATCGTACTCGTCAGTTGCTCATTCTTCCATCAAGATTCAAGACACTATCATTTTCCCGCTGCTTCCTCTATCATCAGTCGCTCATTCTTCCATCAAGATTCAAGACACTGTCGTCGCCTCGTTGCTTCCTTAGTCACTGGTGTTCACCACTGTCGTCGTCTCGCCAATTTCTCCATCGGCCACCACCATCATCGTTCCATAAGTAGTTAGACACTCTATTTTTGTAGCTCActctttaatagaaaaactaaaaaaggcATAGAAAATTAAGTTTAACAGATTCAGGTTTCAGAATCAAACTTCACCACTGGTTTGCTCGATTCCTTGATCTCCTATTAACAACACCACTAGCTTGctcgataattttttttttagattagaTTGCATTAGGGTTGAAATGTTTATAgtgcagaacacttcttttgTCCCCCCCTTCTTTTGCagtaatatatatgttatttgagAAAAAAGAATGCAAAACTGCAATTATATTTCTTTGGCTTAACGTTGTAAAaaatccttaaattaaaaaaaaaaaaccaattaagcCCTTGTGTTTTTTCACTCAATCAGgtacttgaatttttaaattgcataaaaaaatgccctcaaactttttcaaaaaagcaattaagttttttttttcactcaactGAATGCTTGAACggtcaaaatgcatcaaaaagtcAATTTGACCGTTAACTTTAACAGTTGAccattaaagtaatttttttcagttaaagtcaTCGTATGTCACAATCACAGtgtgacatgtggcaaaaaattataaaaaataaaaccaataaaagttataataaataataaataataaattttattaaaaattagaaaaaaattataaaaatcgtaaaaatatataaaaattgtaaaattttataaaaatcgtaaaattttataaaaatcataaaaaatataaaatgcatcAAAGAGATCctttaaccattaactttaacagtTGACCATTAAAGTTAGCAACCCCAGTTCACATGAGGCAACACATCGTGAGATGTGGAGAAAAATggtataaataaaaatcaataaaatttatagaaaaattataaaatgtttcttttggtacgataatttttataattttttacgaattttatatttctttacattttttataatttttttcgactttgtaaaattttataattttttttctatatttctatatattttaaactttttaaaatttttaaataaaatttaaatatttttatattttattaaaatttaataatttttattgatttttatttttatcatttttagggcgGTTAATTTTAACGGTCAACTGTTAAAGTTAACGGTTAAAGGgctttttatgcattttgaaagttcaagtacccaattaagtgtaagaaaaaaatattaacttaatttttttttgaaaaatattgaagACTTTTACACTTTAAACCTATTTATTTCATACTCATGTAGTACATATATTTGTTTTGCAAAGAATTAAAGTTCATGCTCATGTATCTTCTTTGCTTCCATTTATCAATGAGTAGctttaataaatgtttttctTTATGTCGTAGAATTATAGGTTTACtcatattttttatgatttttttaatgtaatgaaattaaattaagatatttgaaaaaaaaatttgttgattaagaagaagaaacagtCACCAACTAAAAAATATGGGCCAGATCGGTCCAAAATCGggtttaacttttataaattgggttgggtttggacaaaaatttaagtttattttttgagCCGGGCCTATTAGTCGGGCATAAAATTTTGTTGGGGCCAGGTTGGGCCATGATCACCAACTAAAAAATATGGGTTGGTTCAGGCCCAAGTTTAACATTTATAATCTTGATCGGGCTTGGATAAaaatttaagcccattttttaggTCGGGGTAGGGCCAATGCATGGACAACTATACTTGGCGTGTCACTTGATGGCTTTTCATTGCTTCCCTCAACCACGTTAGTATCCATTAACAATCAAATCAATCAACAACAATTTTCGTCGATGAAAGAGCATAATTATCCTTTTTGCTACTAAGGGTTCAATTGGGTGTATCTTTTTTCTAATGGCTCAATTGATTTTGAACTAAAGGTTTTTCTAAACCTTTTTTGACCTAATTATGATTGTActtgtaattatatttgtaacttaaaaataaaaccttaagGTAACTTTTGGTATGTTAGAAAGTGATTCAAACGTTTGATGtgctaaattttatttaattttcttgaaatttaacTTTTCTTGAGAGTTAATTTCCCATAAATACGTTAATATGATTTCCATGataaaaagtgagaaaattattttattgtgtaaacaaaagttaaaaatatttagagaaaattaaacctattttattttgctttaagGTATCAGCccattaaatgttaaataaaaaatgaatgctTATTGCTCTTTTTCTAACATCTTCTACTTTAATTGGTTTTCTGTTGCTTCCattaattttttgagttaattgcatgatttattaccctcattttaaattttaaaaccttttaattGCATCATTCAATtattgatgttatatcaatGAAGCCTTTTCATAACTAAAATTGTTATGTTATGCAGCTaaatgtaaaataaagaaaatagaagattattgtataaaagtaaaaccaaaaaaaaaaaatgaatgaatgaaccAAAAGCTTTTGTAAAAGCCTCAAACACctcaaaattaagattattaaaacatttatttttcttaaaatttaaatttaaattatgtttttataaaatttgacatgttatttaacaatcaaattaataattttaataatagaaagacTTAATTAATAGTTTAGAATGATTTAAAGTTTAGACACTAAGCCACCAAGTCCGATTGAAATCTTCAGTTATATATTAAGTAGTTGTACTGAAAgatcgtttttttttttttggaggtAACTTTGAGAGGTTTTTGAACATCATTAGCTCATTACTAGACAATTTTATATAGGTCTGGTTACTGGCCAAccttttttaactaaaaaagctttttaaaatatttatatcccCATGcaagattatattttaaaaataattttgtcatgaataaaatgataattttaaaattattaaatttattgtaaaatattaaatacgtgaatattattttatataataaaaataattctacacattataattatattttcagaAAAGTGTTTAATGAATTAAATGTggtaatctatttttttttagaattttaattaatattttcttttgaaaaagtCAATACTTTGTGttgtaaaataaattcataaaattcacatggattaaaattagacatgttcatgggtcgggttgAAGGTTTGCTTGAAAAGTGGGAGGGTTCGGAAAAAAATATATGtccgaaaaataaatttggacaaaaaaataaggctcgTTTATGATATGGGTCGAGCCTCGAGTAAGGCTTTTTTATCTGATCCTGGCCCGACTCAAcccgaatttgcaaaaaaagaaaactgcaattttcttgctatttttttttactgttttactactattttcttgttgttttctcactattttgttgttattatttgaatattgtataacttttgttttattgttaattttgttactattttagagatatTTGTTAAGTTACtgttattttaaagatatttattttaatatttttgatgtattatattttaaaaataatttatataaaaaatcaatacgGAATTTTAATCCCAACCAAATTCCTTTTTAACTTTCCCGAAATATGATACATTTACGTAAGaagaaatgtattttttattggGTCATGGAGCCTGATCCGACCCGCCAATCGCAACCGTTAGTCCGGATCTAACCACCCAGCGGAACCCGCCCGTTTCATAGATTAGTTGGAATCCTATAAGGTTGAAAACCGCATCTCAATGTCGAAGAGCAGAGAAAGAAAACTccaaagaaaataattgaaagatggtagatttttagaattcatttctttttttcctgcttaatttaatttcacactTAAGATTTCAATTTTTCTCTTGTTCAGGTTTGTATAGCTTGCCTGTTGCCGCTCTTCCTCGTCCCGATCGTCAACATTTTGCCTCTTCTTTTCGATTTCATcatggtaaaattatttaatttttaatcccCTTTGTTGCCTATTTGATTAATTATCCTCTTTTCTTGGTTCAGGGTAAAATTTACAGGCTTCTTGGATGGGAATACCGTAAACCAGAGAGAGCACCGCCGGCGTGTCCGTATAAACCGGCTGCCAAACTGGAAAACAATAGTAAAGTGAGTGACCGTTAATTGCCTGctttaattaagtttatattaatCCAATGTGTTCCTTTAAAGTTAATTTTGCTTTATTATTTATGCTGAATTATCATAACTAATGGGGGAAACACTGGTCTTGGAGATACATAGAATTTGTTAGGTTTTCGTTTGTGCAATTTGAAGATGCCAATCATTATGtgtaaaatatatttggtaAAATGCTAAAATCTTCAAGTTTTGAGGCTCTTAGCAAATGAAAACAGAGCAATGGAGGTCAAATTGTGTGCGTAAGATTAACCCCTCTTGTTGAAATTGCCTGGAAGAATTTCCAATAGGGAAACCAATCGATCGAAAAGTTCCGTGCCTAATCTGGCCTTGATTGAAGGGCTATCCTTTGGTGTTATAGCTTTTATTTTGAGCAAGGCCTAAGTGGTAGCCATCCATCAATCAGTTTTGGAAATTCTGTTTGCTATTGGAATGAGGATTGAGCCTTTGTGCTCTGGCCTATCACATTTTCTTGTTCAGAAGTTTAAACTGGTTTGCTTGCTAGCCTTTAGCCTTATGGTTTTAGGAGTGTGGAGGGATGGGTGTCACAGATATAAGGATAAAGACGAAGGAGAAAGGAAAACGAGCAAAGAAGGAAAATTTGCACCCCACCCTGGATAGGACAGAGTTGAAAGTAGATGACTAGATGAGAATGCAGATGAAAAAGTGGAAAGaaagtaaattttgagtgtGCTTGGCAGTGAAGAAaagtgagaggaaagaaaataggagagACGATTATTTTCCATCCTAATGCATAAAAACAAATCATTCCAAATTGGAATCATAAGAGGAGACAAAATGAGAGTGAGATGTAagttaattcaaaattatgcatttttcaaAAGGTCCATCTTATTTCCCGTCATTTTTCAACTCTACCAAGCaatgaattgaaagaaaattacttttttctttcaatttttccatctttcctaCCAAGTCTTAGTTTTAGTTCAAGGGAAGAGAAGAGATAATTTcagtgaaaattttgttaatgaaCTGGTGATTCTTCATGATTGTAGAAACTGTTTGGGTTTTGTTGTATGGTGATGCTATTTTGTCTCCACAAGCAACTATCGACGAATGCAAACTCTATTAATGGATTTATAGCAGTACTTGGGAGCTAACTTGTTTACAGTTATGAGCACCGTAGTTTTTGTTCTTCTTTGTCCATCTTAGTTCCcaaatttactattataatCTGAAATTCACTGGTAGGTAGCTAGAATGCATGAttccataaacaaattaaacttGGAAACTTTGCTGGTCCCAATTGTAGGGAAAATATTCTgtcttctttcattttatttcttcaatgaAAACCAAAGGAGTGGGTAACATCAGATTCACTCCAtgttatttgtgttttgtgtGAGGGAGACGTTGATACCAGCATGAGACGAATTTTTAGTTTCATAGAGTTGGTTTTGTGTCACTCTTGCATGTTATATGCTTGTTTGTAGCATTCTAATCAGGCTTGTTTTCTTTGCAAGCTTATCTTAAGCACCACTCATCCAGCAACGGccaatacaaataattatttatgttttataagcTGTTGGTAAAAAAACTCGAAATACTAATAATTGTTTATGTTACCGTGATTGCTGCTGCTTGCTTTCCTGGCTTTGGACTCACCCAAGTTTCTGCACACTCCATTCTTTATCTGTGCTGATTTGCTAAAGTTTGTGGTGGTTTTACAGGTGACCCCAGAAACAGAACCAGGTGCACCAGAGTCTAGTTCGAAACCCGTCGGTATGACCAATGGCAAGCAAGATTGATACTGAAAGCTTTTCCATGGTACTAAAATCAGACATAAACCTTTTTGAAGATGTACTTCTTAAGGTTGTTAATGGGTAGGGGGGAAAGATCACTCTGTATGTTTTTATTATACAATATGAACACAGTTAAGCATTAAAGCTGAAAATTTGACGTGGTTCAGATAataatatttccatttattgGAAGCCCTGAAAcctgaaaaggaaagaaactcCTTCCTCTCTAATCCTCTGCAAAAGGTCTGTTAAAGGCGCAGAGTCGATTAAGTTCAGCTCTGTTGGCTTATGCATTCTTTAAAgtagttgaaattttaaaaaatttactatatAGAAGAATGTAAAAAGGCTGAGGAGTCAAGTTTAGGGAAGTCAAGTTCGTTGAAATACAGAAAACTTGAGCTTAACTTGAAATTTGATGCACAAGCTCGATTggatatatttgtttttaagcTTAAGTTTATCTAGAGAGCTATTACTTAAAGCTTGAActtgattaaatttgtttatcaatttttgtACTCAAGCTTGATTAATCTCGTACATATTTAAGCTTGAGACTTAAGAGTTAAATAATATATAGTAAggtaatgtaatttaataatataaaaatatttaaaatatatataaaaaacgaAAAGCTTGATAAGATTCACACACTGTTTGAATTGAGTGTTATTAGATTTAAATTCAACTTAACTGATAGTTCGAAGTATTCGAGTTAAAGGTGTTGATAAATTTTACTATCACTAGACCCATTAGCCTATTGAATACCAAGATTTTCCACAGGTTGActattatttcataaaataatattaaagaagAGCCGGCCTTATACTAAATTAATGATGATTATAAAATTGTCGGCAGCTTAAACATAGTGATGTTCAATGTTAAGAAcccaaattaataatttaaaaagagcAGTGGGCATTGTTTGGACTCATTCCATGTTGCCTTCCCAAAGTTGAAACAAATTTTGGACTCTCATGTCTTCCTTTTTAACCTCTCCCTCTCATTTTACCCTGAGAATCTACACCACCGATTCTGTGGTGACCCACTTTCCTTATACCAAAATATAATGGAAAACCACATCaagttgattttttaaaattttaatttaatcaagaaattaaaaattttttcaaaaaaaatcagcaATAGTGTAGTGTATAAACCtaactttttatttgtttaaaaaggaAATTGGGTACCCCAACATGTGATCaactgaataaaataaattgaagggAAAGAAGGTTGTAAATGATGAATTGATTAGATTAAACATGGACGGTTAAAAGAGAGTGTAGTAATTTGGAAGTGGCCACCTAATTAGAAGCATGTGAGATGATTTTTTGGCAAAAGCATGTGGGTAGGTATAGCTAACTTAGGGAGACAACATAACCCAACCTGTAAGAaggaaatataaaattcaaaaagagtAAATCTAGTCAAACAAAATGCCTTATAATCCTTAATAATGCTTTACTTGGTTGCTAAGGGAAGTTTGGAGTTATTTGTATTTCAATGGTCGATGtttgaagaaagaaagatgaattaTATGTATGCCTCATGTTTCTCAAACTTCATGCACATCAGTTGCGTTGTCGTTTCAAATTCAGTAATGGCATGGGCTACCcactattttagattttttttctaaaaagttaGAAGATAATTTCTTCTACA
The sequence above is a segment of the Gossypium raimondii isolate GPD5lz chromosome 4, ASM2569854v1, whole genome shotgun sequence genome. Coding sequences within it:
- the LOC105767967 gene encoding uncharacterized protein LOC105767967, which encodes MVCIACLLPLFLVPIVNILPLLFDFIMGKIYRLLGWEYRKPERAPPACPYKPAAKLENNSKVTPETEPGAPESSSKPVGMTNGKQD